One Littorina saxatilis isolate snail1 linkage group LG12, US_GU_Lsax_2.0, whole genome shotgun sequence genomic region harbors:
- the LOC138981668 gene encoding tetraspanin-1-like: MSCSASTKCLLVFFNAIFLLIGLVMFAVGLTVHLNAEFSQKAFSSFVDKLDEAAKEAGKSVDTSDFNIAEVVGSITIVLIVLGLVIAIVAFLGITGATCCVKHVLIVYLVITLVLFLAQLIMLLIFVIDRSVYDDAVKPALKDTIQEEFTGFEGNDAPSLIWNALMIELKCCGVDSYSDFTGAKKWTDGTKYITPRACCKKVDTATGDACATFAGASDINNNWKTGCYEKLYDYVVSDAVVIGAAAGVLGFQLLLLILTIVILKTAAAVEPEF, from the exons ATGTCTTGCAGCGCAAGTACAAAATGCTTACTGGTCTTCTTCAACGCAATTTTCTTG CTGATAGGCCTCGTTATGTTCGCCGTCGGGCTGACGGTCCATCTCAACGCGGAGTTCTCCCAGAAGGCCTTCAGCTCTTTTGTGGATAAGCTGGACGAAGCCGCCAAGGAGGCCGGCAAGAGTGTGGACACGTCCGACTTTAACATTGCAGAGGTCGTGGGCAGCATCACCATCGTGCTGATCGTCCTGGGGCTCGTCATCGCCATCGTGGCCTTTCTGGGGATCACCGGTGCCACGTGCTGTGTTAAGCATGTCCTCATCGTG TATTTGGTCATCACCTTGGTGCTGTTCCTGGCACAGCTGATCATGCTTTTGATCTTCGTTATCGACAGGAGTGTG TATGACGACGCGGTGAAGCCAGCCCTGAAGGACACCATACAGGAGGAGTTCACCGGGTTTGAAGGGAACGACGCCCCCTCCCTCATCTGGAATGCCCTCATGATTGAG TTGAAATGCTGCGGTGTAGACAGCTACTCGGACTTCACAGGAGCCAAGAAGTGGACGGACGGGACAAAATACATAACACCTCGGGCCTGTTGCAAAAAAGTCGACACAGCCACAGGTGACGCCTGCGCCACATTTGCAGGTGCCAGTGACATTAACAACAACTGGAAAACA GGATGCTACGAAAAGCTGTACGATTACGTGGTGTCTGATGCTGTTGTTATTGGGGCTGCAGCCGGCGTGCTGGGATTCCAG CTGCTTCTTTTGATCCTCACAATCGTCATCCTGAAAACTGCTGCAGCAGTGGAACCTGAGTTCTAA
- the LOC138983296 gene encoding tetraspanin-1-like, with the protein MLLLKLKCCGVDSYRDFTGAKKWSDGLSNGGTYVIPRACCEKINNDKTCTNGIVDADNNKNTGCYEKLYDYVVSDAVVIGAAAGVLGFQLLLLILTIVILKTAAAVEPDF; encoded by the exons ATGTTACTGTTGAAGCTGAAATGCTGCGGTGTAGACAGCTACCGTGACTTCACAGGAGCCAAGAAGTGGTCGGACGGACTGTCAAATGGAGGAACATACGTAATACCTCGGGCCTGTTGCGAAAAAATCAACAATGATAAAACCTGCACAAATGGCATTGTTGACGCAGACAACAACAAGAATACG GGGTGCTACGAAAAGTTGTACGACTACGTGGTCTCTGATGCCGTTGTCATTGGGGCTGCTGCCGGCGTGCTGGGATTCCAG CTGCTTCTTTTGATCCTCACAATCGTCATCCTGAAAACTGCTGCAGCAGTGGAACCTGATTTCTAA